A window of Pedococcus aerophilus contains these coding sequences:
- a CDS encoding acetamidase/formamidase family protein: MIHQLAVSPHTVVETISRDSTPVLTVQPGDTVVLESLDSGGHLERQQVPGEERPRMFSPRRGHCLTGPVAVRGAEPGDVLSVHFTAIEPGPWGWTASGGADSWLNHQLGLGEGRGGHLLWEVDPAAGLARSHLGYAVPLAPFLGVVGVACDVDEELSTVPPRPESGGNIDCRDLVAGSTLFLPVNVPGALLTAGDGHAAQGHGEVGGTAIECPMTTTMVLDLVSDPPLRSVHAVTPTARLTLGFDPDLNTATAAALDAMVTWMEVLLEVTRAEALALASAAVDLHVTQVANQTWGVHASLGHDAVRRG, translated from the coding sequence GTGATCCACCAGCTGGCCGTCAGCCCCCACACCGTCGTCGAGACGATCTCCCGCGACAGCACTCCCGTGCTCACGGTGCAGCCCGGCGACACGGTGGTCCTCGAGTCGTTGGACTCGGGTGGCCACCTCGAGCGGCAGCAGGTGCCCGGCGAGGAGCGACCCCGGATGTTCAGCCCCCGCCGCGGGCACTGCCTCACCGGCCCGGTGGCCGTTCGGGGCGCGGAGCCCGGTGACGTGCTGTCCGTCCACTTCACGGCGATCGAGCCCGGCCCGTGGGGGTGGACCGCCTCGGGTGGCGCCGACTCCTGGCTCAACCACCAGCTCGGTCTCGGGGAGGGCCGTGGTGGTCACCTGCTGTGGGAGGTCGACCCCGCTGCGGGCCTCGCCCGCAGCCACCTCGGGTATGCCGTGCCGCTGGCTCCGTTCCTCGGCGTCGTCGGGGTGGCGTGCGACGTCGACGAGGAGCTGTCGACCGTCCCGCCACGGCCCGAGAGCGGCGGCAACATCGACTGCCGTGACCTCGTCGCCGGGTCGACGCTGTTCCTGCCGGTGAACGTCCCCGGCGCCCTGCTCACCGCCGGGGACGGCCACGCGGCGCAGGGCCACGGCGAGGTGGGCGGCACCGCCATCGAGTGCCCGATGACGACGACCATGGTCCTCGACCTCGTCAGCGACCCGCCGCTGCGCTCGGTGCACGCCGTCACGCCGACGGCCCGGCTCACCCTGGGGTTCGACCCCGATCTCAACACCGCCACCGCTGCGGCGCTGGATGCCATGGTCACGTGGATGGAGGTCCTGCTGGAGGTCACCCGCGCCGAGGCGCTGGCCCTGGCGAGCGCCGCGGTCGACCTGCACGTCACCCAGGTCGCCAACCAGACCTGGGGCGTGCACGCCTCCCTCGGGCACGACGCCGTACGGCGCGGGTGA
- a CDS encoding isocitrate lyase/phosphoenolpyruvate mutase family protein — protein MATTADKARELLRLHTDPELLLVVNVWDVITATVVADTPGTKALATASHSIAASHGYPDGEQIPRDLMIEAVGRIAAAVDLPVTADLEGGYGDAGETISRAIDVGIVGANLEDQMKPLADSVKAVEAAVAAGEKAGIPFVLNARTDAYVKAGDRDPQDVLADAIERGRAYLDAGASTFFVPGKLDEAAVTALVDALGPQKVNLIGVPGSLPLAKLQELGVARVSYGPWSQNVALTALATLAEDVYAGGGLPEGTRKLN, from the coding sequence ATGGCAACCACCGCTGACAAGGCCCGCGAACTCCTCCGACTCCACACCGACCCCGAGCTCCTGCTCGTCGTCAACGTCTGGGACGTCATCACGGCGACGGTCGTCGCGGACACCCCCGGCACCAAGGCGCTGGCCACGGCCAGCCACTCCATCGCCGCCTCCCACGGGTACCCCGACGGCGAGCAGATCCCGCGCGACCTCATGATCGAGGCCGTCGGCCGGATCGCCGCAGCGGTCGACCTCCCCGTGACCGCAGACCTCGAGGGGGGCTACGGCGACGCCGGCGAGACGATCAGCCGGGCGATCGACGTCGGCATCGTCGGGGCGAACCTCGAGGACCAGATGAAGCCGCTCGCCGACTCGGTGAAGGCCGTCGAGGCCGCGGTGGCCGCGGGCGAGAAGGCCGGGATCCCGTTCGTCCTCAACGCCCGCACGGACGCCTACGTCAAGGCCGGTGACCGCGACCCGCAGGACGTCCTGGCCGACGCCATCGAGCGCGGCCGGGCCTACCTCGACGCCGGTGCCTCGACGTTCTTCGTCCCCGGAAAGCTCGACGAGGCTGCCGTCACCGCCCTCGTCGACGCCCTCGGCCCCCAGAAGGTCAACCTCATCGGTGTCCCCGGCTCGCTGCCCCTCGCCAAGCTCCAGGAGCTCGGCGTCGCCCGCGTCTCCTACGGCCCGTGGAGCCAGAACGTCGCGCTCACGGCCCTGGCCACCCTCGCCGAGGACGTCTACGCCGGTGGTGGGCTCCCGGAGGGGACCCGCAAGCTCAACTGA